In one window of Gemmatimonadaceae bacterium DNA:
- a CDS encoding vitamin K epoxide reductase family protein encodes MTRRQWMVVISLAGLFLGIYLSLYHYGVVGTLACNVGSCERVQTSKWSSLLGLPVAAWGAGFYALMLVLAIMGMRPAHENSRLLAGWMLVLSVWGVIFTLWLTSLEAFVIHAWCEWCLGSAGLVALLCGVCIVEWRAVRDATDAAA; translated from the coding sequence ATGACGCGACGTCAGTGGATGGTCGTGATCAGCCTCGCCGGGCTGTTCCTGGGCATCTACCTCTCGCTGTACCACTACGGGGTCGTCGGCACGCTCGCCTGCAACGTTGGTTCGTGCGAGCGGGTGCAAACGAGCAAGTGGTCGTCGCTGCTCGGATTGCCCGTCGCGGCCTGGGGCGCGGGCTTTTACGCGCTGATGCTCGTTCTGGCCATCATGGGAATGCGCCCCGCACACGAGAATTCGCGCCTTCTCGCCGGCTGGATGCTGGTACTCTCCGTGTGGGGCGTGATCTTCACGCTGTGGCTCACGTCCCTCGAGGCGTTCGTCATCCACGCCTGGTGCGAATGGTGCCTCGGCTCCGCCGGCCTCGTCGCGCTGCTGTGCGGGGTGTGCATCGTCGAATGGCGCGCCGTGCGCGACGCGACCGACGCGGCGGCGTAG
- a CDS encoding thioredoxin domain-containing protein has product MDPTPSAPAGRGRKQGAVKASKQSTSNRAFYLLVAVIAIGGVAWLTYQSTRANDVVAASPVDTTLPKVQSEGYVMGSSTARLEVTEFGDFECPACGHFSTITEPDIRKKFVNTGLVRWRFIDFPLSVHRNTWQASRAAACADEQGRFWDFHDYLYQTQDQWNGEVTDNPDKFMKQAGRQLGLDASKFDQCIDSKKYQAKIQAHLALGDARKVNSTPTFVIGSSLIDRVPTYDQMAKVINTELAKAPAAPPPAGDTAKSVPLPSAKKPG; this is encoded by the coding sequence GTGGACCCCACCCCCTCCGCCCCCGCCGGACGAGGACGAAAACAAGGAGCCGTAAAGGCCTCCAAACAGTCGACGAGCAATCGCGCGTTCTATTTGCTCGTCGCCGTGATCGCCATCGGTGGCGTCGCGTGGCTGACGTACCAGTCGACTCGCGCAAACGACGTCGTCGCCGCGAGCCCCGTCGATACGACGTTGCCCAAGGTCCAGTCGGAGGGGTACGTCATGGGCAGCTCCACGGCGCGGCTCGAGGTGACGGAGTTCGGCGACTTCGAGTGTCCGGCGTGTGGCCACTTCTCGACGATCACCGAGCCGGACATCCGCAAGAAATTCGTGAACACCGGCCTCGTTCGCTGGCGGTTCATCGACTTTCCACTGTCCGTCCACCGGAATACGTGGCAGGCGTCTCGCGCCGCCGCATGCGCCGACGAGCAGGGCCGCTTTTGGGATTTCCACGACTACCTGTATCAGACGCAGGATCAGTGGAACGGTGAGGTGACCGACAATCCCGACAAGTTCATGAAACAGGCGGGCCGGCAGCTTGGTCTGGATGCGTCGAAGTTCGATCAGTGCATCGACTCGAAGAAATACCAGGCGAAAATTCAGGCGCACTTGGCGCTCGGCGACGCCCGCAAGGTCAACTCGACGCCGACGTTTGTCATCGGGTCGAGCCTGATCGACCGAGTGCCCACGTACGACCAGATGGCGAAAGTGATCAACACGGAGTTGGCGAAGGCACCGGCCGCGCCGCCGCCCGCCGGCGACACCGCCAAGTCGGTTCCGCTTCCGTCCGCGAAAAAGCCTGGATGA